Genomic DNA from Haloplanus aerogenes:
ATTTTTCTCCATTTGACTATTATCGGGGAGGTCTTTTTCTTTTAATCTTTTTGTTCCATATGTGTTTGTAGTCGGGTGATTTAGCAAAAAGATTTAATTATACAGTCGCCAGATGCTGTACCGATTATCGTGACCACACACGAACTAACGGAAGAGATGCAGGGCGAGTACCACTACACCGTCGGGCCGTATCCCGACCCCGTGCTAGAGATCGACCCCGGCGACACCGTCGTAGCCGAGACCCACGATGCCTTCGAGGGAGCCATCGAGACGGAAGACGACCTGCCCAGCGAGGTTCTCGGCGACTACCTCAACCCGCAGAACGGCCCCATCTACGTCGAGGGGGCCACGCCAGGTGACGCGCTGGCCATCACCATCGAGGATATCGAACCCCGCGGGCCACAGCCACGGGGGACGACCTGCACGGTCCCGTACTTCGGCGGTCTCTCCGCGACGGACCGGACGGCGATGCTCCACGACCCGTTGCCGGAAATCGTCAAGAAACTGGAGGTGACCACCGACGGCACCGTCTGGAACGACGACATCACCATCCCGTACGAACCCTTTATCGGGACGATCAGCACGTCGCCGAAAATCGACTCCGTGAACGCCCTGACACCGTTCAAACACGGCGGGAACATGGATCTCCCGGACGTGCGACCGGGGAACACCATCTACCTGCCCGTCGAGGTGGAGGGAGGGTACGTCTATCTCGGTGACTGCCACGCGGCGCAGGGTGACGGTGAACTCTGCGGTGTCGCGCTCGAACACCCGACGAATACGACCATCACGGTCGATCTGATCGAGGACTGGGAACTGGAGTGGCCGCGACTCGAATCGGACGACTTCATCATGAGCATCGGAAGTGTCCGCCCGATGGAGGACGCGGCGCGCGCGGCGTACGCCGATCTGGTGACGTGGATGGCCGACGACTACGGCTTCGACGAGATGGAGGCGTACATGCTCCTGACGCAGGTGGGACACGTCCGCCTCGGCAACATGGTCGACCCGAACTACACGATCGGTGCCGGCATCGACAAGGCGTACCTGTAGCGTTCGAAGCGTCGCACGTGTGCTATCTCGACAGACACTAAAATCGGTGTCGTCCCAGTCCCCCAGCACCCCGATGCCCTCCTTCGGTTGCGTCGGTTTACCGTGCGACGTGCTATCGAATCCGGCAACTATTACACCTCATAATTCATGACAATCGGGGGACGGCGGCGAGGGTGGGTTCACCTCCGAACGTAGGAGTTATAACCGCCGAGTTCGGTGTGCGACTCATGGCCATTGATGAACAATCAACGGGATTAGAGACCTCGGCGGATTCGCTGGGGCACGAGCATCCCGACGCTGACGAATACAAAGCACTCGCCGAAGACCTCCGGACCGGCGTCCAGGGTGACGTCTCCTTCGACGAGTACGCGCAGGTGTTGTACGCGACGGACGGGAGCATCTACCAGGCCAAGCCCGCGGGCGTCGTACTGCCGAAGACGGTGAGTGACGTGCAGCATACGGTCGAGACGGCGGCCGAACACGGCGTGCCGATCCTGCCGCGCGGCACGGGATCGTCACTCGGCGGCCAGACGGTCGGACCGGGCTGTGTCGTCGTCGACTTCACGCGCTACATGGACGACATCGTCGACGTGGACCCCGACGGGCAGCGCGCGGTCGTCCAGCCCGGGGTGGTGCAGGACCACCTCGACAACCACCTCGAACAGTACGGCCTGAAGTTCGCCCCCGACCCGGCCTCGTCGAACCGGTCGACCATCGTGGGCGGCATCGGCAACAACTCCACTGGCGCCCACTCCGTCCGCTACGGCATCACCGACGCCTACACGGAGGAACTCGACGTGGTGCTCGCGGACGGCTCGCTGATCCACACCGAGGAGATCGTCCTCGACAGCGACGAGTGGGACGAGAAGGTGTCCGGCGACGATCTGGAGGCCCAGATCTACGAGACGACCCGCCAGCTGGTGGAGGAACACGAGGAGGAAATCGAGGAGAAGTATCCCGACCTCAAGCGCTCGGTGTCGGGCTACAACCTCCAGAAGGTCATCTACGAGAACGATGCGGGTGAGGAAGTCATCAA
This window encodes:
- a CDS encoding acetamidase/formamidase family protein; protein product: MTTHELTEEMQGEYHYTVGPYPDPVLEIDPGDTVVAETHDAFEGAIETEDDLPSEVLGDYLNPQNGPIYVEGATPGDALAITIEDIEPRGPQPRGTTCTVPYFGGLSATDRTAMLHDPLPEIVKKLEVTTDGTVWNDDITIPYEPFIGTISTSPKIDSVNALTPFKHGGNMDLPDVRPGNTIYLPVEVEGGYVYLGDCHAAQGDGELCGVALEHPTNTTITVDLIEDWELEWPRLESDDFIMSIGSVRPMEDAARAAYADLVTWMADDYGFDEMEAYMLLTQVGHVRLGNMVDPNYTIGAGIDKAYL